Below is a window of Syngnathus acus chromosome 8, fSynAcu1.2, whole genome shotgun sequence DNA.
acaataatgcaaaaaaaacaaaacaaattgttctGTTATGGAGTAAAGCTCATGTTTGATGCTCCATATATCATTTTATCTGTCCATGGTGGACGTTTGCTGTACAAGTTCTTCTTTTATCAATGTTTGGCTCTTCTTCAAGTTCTTCTTTTATCAATGTTTGGTTCTAttcggtcagaaggtcaacccaACAATAGTACAATTGCTGTATCTAATATTCCATTACAAGGTTAATATTACGTTTTGATTGAGGAAGTCATTTATTACGATGCCGTAATTTGCGTTTAGGAATATGCTGCATAATTATATTGTATCATACGGCGTGACTCAACAGCACAacaatattttgtcaaaatgtatACACAAAAGAACTCAAAGATTTCCAGAGCTAATAACATCATGCAACAGCCATAtgattaaaatgcattttgatttaCTTAAACACATATCACAATGACAATATAATAGAGGGAGAGGACAAAATTGCATGAaaagttgccccccccccccataaaggcgcatttacacacacacaagaccaAAAACTCCAGAGCAGAATTTAAAGGCATTCAAAATTGTAATATTTCGACTATACGTACACGTTAGGCTCAAATAACTTACAATAAACATCTTGAAAATGTTCACCAGGATggctgaagattttttttttttgcggagGGTGGGGGGTGATAAGAGGTGTAAGACttatactctttttttttttttttttttcccaaaacgAAAACACGATAACTCTACCACAGTACCATAGTTTCACGTTTACCCAAAACACAGTGGTCCACCATGCAGAAGAAATGAAAGTGCCGTGTTGATATTCAGTACTGCGTCAAAAATGAGGACATGAATAAATTTTCGTTTGCATGGGGCTCCAAGTTGATTTGCGATTTTTCCCTCTCGATATCTtacattggctttttttttttaatctccagtTTCTCTCTTTAGAACACAAAATCTCCCCTGTAGGCCTAATGAGAGgatgatttaaaatgaataattgcTAAGGTTGGAAGACTGCCCCGGTACTTCCAAGGttcccacttttcagtttgttgTCCTTCTTCCACTTCATCCTTCGATTTTGGAACCAGATTTTAATTTGCCGCTCGGTGAGGCAAAGCGTGTGCGCGATCTCAATCCGCCGCCTGCGCGTAAGATAGCGATTGAAGTGAAACTCCTTCTCCAGCTCGAGTGTCTGGTAGCGGGTATACGCCGTCCGTGCACGTTTCCCGTCGGGGCCCGTCATATCTGAGGGTTTTGAAGCGGACAAACACGTTATACgagcggggaaaaaaaatacaaaacaatggACACAATTAAATATAACACGGGTTTATCCACGCACATATTAGTGAACTACATTTTCCCCAAAAGTGTTCGGAACTATCAAACGGCACCTTTTGCCAAATTGTATTTCATTCTACCAGAGCATAAAGGCCTCGCTTTAGAATGTTATTCTGCTTCACCGACGCCTCATTATTTCTCCAGTCGCATTGGGGGGAGACGTTTACTACCCCATCTTCTGCCTCATGAAGTGCTCACACGTAAGATAAAGCTTTAATTTTCTAAGCAACAACCTCAAAAGTCTTGCtggccttttttccccccctcccgttTCCCACCCGGCTGCGTCTCTTCAGCACTTCTCCCGTTGCTTTTACTGCCCTGCTTGTCGCGCTATCTTGGCAGAATTATGACACTTTTGTGGAATTTTCTATACTAGAAAGACGGATGCAACAATTGGCTTCTAAATACAGACAATGGCACAACGCTTAGTAAAATGCATACTAcctaattgatttattgatatACATTACGCTTATACCATGGTTAATGTGCAGCTTTCTCATCCAGGGGAATATCTGTGGAGACTCGCTGCCCGAGTTTGAGCTGGCCGCCTGACCGCCCTCTTGTTTCCGCGCAGGCTGTATTAGATGATCGCCCCTGGCCGGGTTGTTGTTGTGCTGCATTCCATTTGCTTCTGCAGCGGTTTCATTTAGCTCCGTGAACCGATGTGTTGCTCCCGTGGCTGAGGGCAGGTTAAGGGAGCTTAGAAGAGCGCTTCCTGCTTGTTCCGAGACCGGAGACGAGCTCCGACTACTCTGCTTATTGTCTCCGCAATTAGTTGACTGGAGCGAGTCTCTCACGGAGGCGACGGAACAGCTGGACGACTGCTTCTCGCTGTCCAGGGGGCTAAAGCTCCGGGAGTCCGAAGCTCTCCCGAAGTGTCCTTCAGTGTTTGAGGTgttcccccctccccggctCGCGACCGTCAGGTCCATCCCATTGTAGCCATAGCCGTAAGAGCCAGTCGCATGGTGCATCGCGGCCGTGGAGGGATCGCTGTACGCCCCGCTGTTCAATGCGCCGCTGCCGGTTCCATAATTTAACAGTTGATAGTCGGGGCCATTTGGGTAGCGCCCTGAGAACGAGTTTACAAAGTAAGAGCTCATTTAGGTTGGTTTAGAGAGCTGCGTATTGTTAATGTTATAGGAATCTTAATTTGGAGGATTCCTCGTGGTCCTTATAACGCGCTTACTTTCATCGATTTATGATGTACAGTTTGAATTATGGCGATGTACTTGGTTTTTTAGCTATGTATGCGCCGTCCAAATATGGGGGTGGGGTGTTGAGTGTATGTTTGAGGGAGTGGGATGGGTAGGGCgcaaagaggagggggggggggggggggggggcacagagAGCTGAAGGGAGCGGTCACGTGCTTTTGTTGACCCGTCGTAAATTCTCGCCGATGACTGGATAGGTAATTCATGTTCTGAGGTTTCTAATGATAAAGGCATGGGCGGGGGCAATTTCTCCCTCCCTTTCTGTCACTCTCACACGCGTGCACACAGTGCTGCAGCTGAGCTCAGAGCGCCACCTACTGTTAGAATTTATTGCAGCAATCAAAATGACGGAGGTGATGAAATTCACTACGCGAGTCTTCAAATCTTTGCAAGTGTATCCGAACTAAGCCGCAATTTGCACTTTGCTATCCATTCTTGGGGTCttgtatatattaaaaaaacatgatagaaaataattttgttataGGTAAAATGTGCCAGAGTGAACTTTGCGCTACATTTTTAGTCATTGAAATATAAAGGCAAATCTGTTGGCTTCCCTggatgaaatggaaaataacatTACGATATcaaagtatgtttttttttttttagagcacacattaaaacacaaattataATACACATAATACGAATTATATAAACATAACTACAAACTCACTGTTATTGTTCAATTGTTGTACTCGGTATACTGCAAGTCTTGCACGGGAGAGACAGTCGATTTAGATTTGAATCTTCGTCAACTGTGAACATTCTCTATTCTTAATATAAGATATATGAATGGTGAATAGAAGCAGCTTTTGATAAGAGCATCAGAGAAAATCATACGCAAGTGCATTCAGGGAATCAAATTTGcagaagcacacacacaatctacAGCAACGCAACAATAGTCACTGCATGATTTTAGTCATTTTCctgctagaaaaaaaaaattgaacagGGATGTAAAAAGTCGGAGTGActcatgtcatgtttttttttttttcttttaattagtCATTCAAAATATCCTTCAAGTGAACGAGACTTTATCACCATTGGCGATAAATGATGCATGCCCAAAGAAGACCACACATTGCACGTTATAGCCGAACATATTCACCTTAATTCGCACTCTGCTTATctgacccccccaaaaaattatcAAAGACTAATTGTTTCATCAAAATCTGGCTGGAGTGGGCTATAAGTATAATTCACATTGTCCCTTTCTTCATTTATGCCTCATTTTCGTCTTTTTGTCCCCCGAGTACTAATAAAGTTAAGCTTTCTCTCCTGCGGGATGGAACGTACGGTCACACAGGGGACAAGCATGGTTCAAAGGGTCACAAGGACATTGTCCACTTTGTCTGGGTGAAGTGTGTGTTTATGGGTGTCGTGTCTGGCCGCTCAGCTCGAGGCCAGGTCAACTTTCACCCCATCGGCCAGCTCATCAATTAGCTCGGACCACCAGC
It encodes the following:
- the LOC119125249 gene encoding homeobox protein Hox-B5a-like, producing the protein MSSYFVNSFSGRYPNGPDYQLLNYGTGSGALNSGAYSDPSTAAMHHATGSYGYGYNGMDLTVASRGGGNTSNTEGHFGRASDSRSFSPLDSEKQSSSCSVASVRDSLQSTNCGDNKQSSRSSSPVSEQAGSALLSSLNLPSATGATHRFTELNETAAEANGMQHNNNPARGDHLIQPARKQEGGQAASSNSGSESPQIFPWMRKLHINHDMTGPDGKRARTAYTRYQTLELEKEFHFNRYLTRRRRIEIAHTLCLTERQIKIWFQNRRMKWKKDNKLKSGNLGSTGAVFQP